The sequence below is a genomic window from Gammaproteobacteria bacterium.
CCAAAACCGAACTGTTTGATAAGCCCCATAGCACACGAAGCGATACCTTGATTTTGAAAGGATTCTCTGACCCAATAACCAATGTTTCCCATCTGATGCTCATAATCAATGCGATTGATAGCGACACCCCCAACCAATTGTCCTGTTTGCGCTAAAAATATACCTATATCGTAAGCAGATTTATTGTCTATATTACGTCTACACGATTCAAACCATAACCGAGCATCATTTTTAGAATATTTTTCGTGACACCATGACATCCATATACCAACGCTACTCACACTTTCCCGAGTAGCTTCCACAAAATCGGCCAGATCCACTTCCTCAAAAGGTTTTAAAGTTATTTTGGAATTTCTTATGGCTTTCATGTTTCACACATTGATACTTTATTTCTAGTCTAATGCCCACTCAAAAGCATCGTGAAAGAGTTGGGGCTCGGGTAAGCCTGCTGCTAAAAAACGGCTACGTACAGCACTAACCATAATAGGTGGCCCGGCTGCATACACATCGTATTGGGCTAAATCAGTGATGTCGTCTAATACTGCCTCATGAACAAAGCCACTGCGCCCTTGCCAATCATCCTCTGGTTCTGATAGCACGAGGATAGAGGTAAAGTGTTTTTGCTCTGCCCATTGTTCGATGGTATCTTGAAAATAGAGATCGCGTTGTGAGCGTACCCCCCAATACAAAATAATTTTTCGTCTGTCACCTGCTTGCTGTGCCGCTTCAATGATAGCTTTGATCGGCGCAAGGCCAGTTCCACCTGCTACCAGCAACATAGGGCGCGTTGAATCCTGGCGTAAATAAAAGGCGCCCATGGGGCCTTCTATGCGCAGGATGGTTTTTTGTTCGAGATGATGAAAAACGAAATCGGAGAAACGGCCACCTTCGACGTTACGAATATGCAATTCGATCATGCCATCATCACGCGGCGCATTGGCAATGGAATAGGTACGGTGACGACTATCACTCATGATAATGTCAATGTATTGACCAGCGATATAGTTGAGTTTTTTGCCGGTCGGTAATTTAAGAAATAAACGCATGACATCATGTGCAAGGTGATCTATCTGATCAACGCGACTCGGCAAACGCTGTATATTAGAGTTGCTAAGATCAACTTCTAACACCAAATCGGAACACGCGCGTGCCTGACAAAATAAGGCCATGCCCTCTTCACGCTCTTGCTCTGATAAGGCCTGGGGGCTGTAGTGATGATGATTTACTTCGCCACGAATCACTTTACCTTTACAGGTGCCACAGGTTCCGTCACGACAACTATAAGGTAAATGAATGCCTTGTCGATGTGCGGCATCGATGAGTGATTCGCCTTCATCAATAGTAAAGTTTTGTTCGCTGGGCTTTAGCTCAACTTTATAAGACATGAAGCAAGGTACTCTATAATAATGATTAAGGTGATAAGCAGGGCAATAACGATACATCGATAATAATACCTGGCGTGGTATCAGAGCGTGTATCAATAATCGGATGATTATCAGCAGCATGATAGGTGAACACCAGTGATTTCTTGATCGCATCGCTATGATTACGGCCAGCCGCATGAAACAGCTTGCAATCAAAAAATAAGACATCACCTGGATTCAGTAAAGCGACTATCTGAGTATTAAGTAAGGCTTGATTTTGCTCAAGATCAGTACGCAAGAATAAGGCGCTGTCTAAACGCCCACGATCTAAATTCAAAGTATGCGACCCTGGCAACACAGCCATGCCACCATTGTCTTGTCGTTCTTCACCCAATGCCAGCCAGGCGGTAATCAGTTCAGGTTTATCAAAAGACCAGTAACGCATATCCTGATGCCACGAGGTCGAGCTGCTATAACCGGGATGCTTGGTCATAATGCAATTATGGTGGTTTTGCGAAAGCACTAATTGTTTTGAATTCAATAGCTGAGCAACATATTGGGTTAATTCAGGCGAGTGTGCCCAGTCACGAAATGCTTTGTCACGCGTATAGGCACTCAATAAGCGTCTTGGGGTTGCCCCACCCGAAGCATGGCGATCAGCCGGCGCGCCCGGATACTGCACATCGGCTTCAAACTCGGCCGGCGCGATTAAAGGTGACAAGGCTGCATCGACGTAGGCTGACATCGCTGCAAGCGTTTCACACTCAACCATGTTACGCACAACAAGATAGCCATCGCGCCGAAAACGCGCCAACTCCAGATCCGTCAGCGAGCCGTCATTTGCTGTATGTAGTTGATCTATCATGATTTTATTTTAGCACACTGGCTCCAGGTCACTGTGCAATCACACGACGGTAAATAGGCTAAGACGGCAATAGGCCACGCAATGACCAAAGCACGCTGACGATAACGATAGGCATTAATAAATTTAACATCACCCCAGTGCGCACCATGGTTTGCATAGGGATACGATCGGATGCAAAAACAATGGCATTAGGGGGCGTTGCTACTGGCAACATAAAGGCGCATGAAGCAGCAAAGGTTGCGGTCAGCATTAACATCGTCATATCGTAATTCGCGCCCAAGGCCAAGGCAGCTAAAATGGGTAACATTACTTGGGTAATGGCCGTGTTGCTGGTTATCTCGGTGAGAAAGATCATTAATACCGCGACCGCTAATAAAACCCAAATAAACGAGATGCCTGAAAAGAAATGTAAGCTCTCACCAATCCATGAGGAAAGCCCTGAATTTTGCACGCCGGTCGCGAGCGCAAAACCACCACCTAACAATATTAATATTCCCCACGGCAGTCGTGTAAATGCCTCTTTACCAAGAATGGCACTGCCATCATGCGTTCGCAATATAAATAAACTAAACGCCGCAACAACGGCAACCGTGCCATCATCAATACCTTGGTATGGCAATAAAGACGACCATCCGGGAATAGTAAAACTATCTAACACCAAGCCTTTGCGTGTAATCCAGGCCAGCGCTGCCAATCCCAGCACCCACGCTACGGCTTTTTCTTCGCCACGCATGCGTCCTAGCGTTACGTAATCTTCTGTAATTTTTAATTCCCCTGATACGAACCATTCCAGTTTACGCACCTTGAACTTAGCAACAATCATTAGTAACACTAAACCAATCAGGGTTAATGGCACACCAACCAGCATCCATTGTAAAAATGTTGGTCGTAGCGATTCGCTCTGCTGCGCAATAAGCTCGATGAATACAAGGTTCGGTACGGTGCCAACAGGCGTTGCCATACCACCGAGGTTTGCAGCATAGGCAATTAATAACAACAAGGTGGTAGCGAAAGTTGCCGTCGTCGGCTTGGCTAGATCTAAACCATCGATACGTGATAACACCGCTAAAGCAATCGTTAACATGAGCATGGTTGTTGCGGTATTGGATATCCACATCGACAAGAAAGCGGTTGTCATAATAAACCCAGCGATCAATTGCATAGGCGTCGCATGCCAGCGTGATAAAATCGCCAAGGCAATACGCTTATGCAAGCCCGTGCGTTCCATCGCTTGGGCAATGAGAAACCCCCCAATAAATAAAAACATAATGCTAGTCATATAGCGTGGCGCGATTTCTTGTGCCGTAGCAATACCTGTAAAAGGAAACGTGATCAGCGGTATAAGTGCTGTGACGGCCAGCGGCACGCACTCGCTAATCCACCACAGCACCATCCAGATGCCTATACCCAACATAAACGACGCTTGCGGGTGTTCTGCTATGTCAACAAAAATAGGAACAAAAATTGCGCACAGCGGACCAAGCAGTAAAGCGATTTTTTTCATATTGAGTTATTACCTTTATCAAGACACTGCCGCCACTATGGACTAACAATAATGCACTGTAGCTCATAATGTGGAATACTAAAACGACGTGAATTATGGTGCTAAGGCCAACAACTATCATCGTTAAAGATAACAGCGGCTTTCACACATGCTTAATAGTGAATGCACTATAGTATTTTCATACGTTTTTAACGTACTCCGACGTAGTAGTACGCAGAGCTTTCAGAAGTGCTACAACAGCTCCGTATCATCATCTGAGTAAGCCGGGCTACAGTGACAAAGAAAACGTAAATCGCTATCTCCTGTTGCAGTAATTTGGTGTGAGGTGTTGACTGTTATGCAAATGGTATCACCGACTATCACTTTAAAAGTTTTTCCCCCCAACACCATTTCACCCTCGCCCTCGAGAATATAATAGAATTCTTCGGTCTTATGGTGTTTATGCAATAAGGTCGTTGTTCCTAGTGGAACAATGGCTTCGGCCAAACTTTGGTTTTGTGCTGCATGGTGTGCAGGGTGCATTAGCTCACGAATGATTGAACCATCTTTAGTGACAAATTCACGCGCATCTTTGTAAGCTGTTTTTTTTATCATCACTTATCTGTCGAATACAGCAATGACTGGCGCATGATCTGATGGCCGCTCAAGTTTCCGTGGCTCGGTGTCGATAGACCCTTCTGTACATTTTTCAGCCAGCGCTGTATTCGCCAAAACGTGATCGATACGCATACCGCGTTTGCGGCGAAAGGCCATTTGGCGATAATCCCACCAACTGAAGGAGCGATCTTCTTGTTCAAATAGTCTGAATGTATCAACCAGGCCAAGGCTGATTAATTTTTCGAAGGCAGCACGTTCAGGTTTACTGCATAACACGTCTTCACCCCAGGCTTCCGGGTCATAGCAATCTCTGTCTTCGGGGGCGATGTTGTAATCGCCTAGAACGACTAACTCTTTATATTCTGCCAATTGTGATGCAATATAAGCAGTGACTTTTTCCAGCCAGTCGAGTTTATAAGCGTATTTTTCCGATTCAACGCTTTGACCGTTGGGAACGTAGAGATTAACAATTCTGACACCATCAATCGTCGCTGCCAAAATGCGCCGTTGTGGGTCATCCAGGTTCGGTACGTCGGTGGCAATATCGCTGGCTGCTGATGTACTAATAATCGCAACGCCGTTATAGGTTTTTTGGCCTGAGAAAACGACATGATAACCGGCCTCTTGAATGGCTTCGGCTGGAAAGTTTTCATCGGTCATTTTAGTTTCTTGCAAGGCCAAAACATCGGGCTTGGCTGAGTCTAGCCAATCTAGTACATGCGACAGGCGTACACGCAGTGAGTTAACATTCCAACTGACTATTTTCATATCTACGCTGCCAATCCACTGTGACGTAATAAAGCATCAATGCTAGGTTTACGGCCACGAAATTCAACAAACAGTTCCATCGGTTCGCGTGAACCGCCTTGTTCTAATACTGAGCTTAAAAACTGTTGACCTG
It includes:
- a CDS encoding GNAT family N-acetyltransferase, with protein sequence MKAIRNSKITLKPFEEVDLADFVEATRESVSSVGIWMSWCHEKYSKNDARLWFESCRRNIDNKSAYDIGIFLAQTGQLVGGVAINRIDYEHQMGNIGYWVRESFQNQGIASCAMGLIKQFGFGCLGLTRLEIIVLEANGISRKVAEKSGAKFEWLAKNRLVHDGQPTAAMVYSLLP
- a CDS encoding CDP-6-deoxy-delta-3,4-glucoseen reductase; protein product: MSYKVELKPSEQNFTIDEGESLIDAAHRQGIHLPYSCRDGTCGTCKGKVIRGEVNHHHYSPQALSEQEREEGMALFCQARACSDLVLEVDLSNSNIQRLPSRVDQIDHLAHDVMRLFLKLPTGKKLNYIAGQYIDIIMSDSRHRTYSIANAPRDDGMIELHIRNVEGGRFSDFVFHHLEQKTILRIEGPMGAFYLRQDSTRPMLLVAGGTGLAPIKAIIEAAQQAGDRRKIILYWGVRSQRDLYFQDTIEQWAEQKHFTSILVLSEPEDDWQGRSGFVHEAVLDDITDLAQYDVYAAGPPIMVSAVRSRFLAAGLPEPQLFHDAFEWALD
- a CDS encoding cupin domain-containing protein — encoded protein: MIKKTAYKDAREFVTKDGSIIRELMHPAHHAAQNQSLAEAIVPLGTTTLLHKHHKTEEFYYILEGEGEMVLGGKTFKVIVGDTICITVNTSHQITATGDSDLRFLCHCSPAYSDDDTELL
- a CDS encoding SLC13/DASS family transporter, which produces MKKIALLLGPLCAIFVPIFVDIAEHPQASFMLGIGIWMVLWWISECVPLAVTALIPLITFPFTGIATAQEIAPRYMTSIMFLFIGGFLIAQAMERTGLHKRIALAILSRWHATPMQLIAGFIMTTAFLSMWISNTATTMLMLTIALAVLSRIDGLDLAKPTTATFATTLLLLIAYAANLGGMATPVGTVPNLVFIELIAQQSESLRPTFLQWMLVGVPLTLIGLVLLMIVAKFKVRKLEWFVSGELKITEDYVTLGRMRGEEKAVAWVLGLAALAWITRKGLVLDSFTIPGWSSLLPYQGIDDGTVAVVAAFSLFILRTHDGSAILGKEAFTRLPWGILILLGGGFALATGVQNSGLSSWIGESLHFFSGISFIWVLLAVAVLMIFLTEITSNTAITQVMLPILAALALGANYDMTMLMLTATFAASCAFMLPVATPPNAIVFASDRIPMQTMVRTGVMLNLLMPIVIVSVLWSLRGLLPS
- a CDS encoding phytanoyl-CoA dioxygenase family protein; the encoded protein is MIDQLHTANDGSLTDLELARFRRDGYLVVRNMVECETLAAMSAYVDAALSPLIAPAEFEADVQYPGAPADRHASGGATPRRLLSAYTRDKAFRDWAHSPELTQYVAQLLNSKQLVLSQNHHNCIMTKHPGYSSSTSWHQDMRYWSFDKPELITAWLALGEERQDNGGMAVLPGSHTLNLDRGRLDSALFLRTDLEQNQALLNTQIVALLNPGDVLFFDCKLFHAAGRNHSDAIKKSLVFTYHAADNHPIIDTRSDTTPGIIIDVSLLPCLSP
- the xth gene encoding exodeoxyribonuclease III; the encoded protein is MKIVSWNVNSLRVRLSHVLDWLDSAKPDVLALQETKMTDENFPAEAIQEAGYHVVFSGQKTYNGVAIISTSAASDIATDVPNLDDPQRRILAATIDGVRIVNLYVPNGQSVESEKYAYKLDWLEKVTAYIASQLAEYKELVVLGDYNIAPEDRDCYDPEAWGEDVLCSKPERAAFEKLISLGLVDTFRLFEQEDRSFSWWDYRQMAFRRKRGMRIDHVLANTALAEKCTEGSIDTEPRKLERPSDHAPVIAVFDR